In the genome of Ancylomarina subtilis, one region contains:
- a CDS encoding avidin/streptavidin family protein, translated as MNINLNGRWRNQYNSEMNLKIDGQDITGTFQTGIGLPNFEEKFEVIGRVKDNVIAFMVDFGHYGSLACWTGRVEVDDIGVVIHSMYHLSQSDGSDEEKMAKAIITGVGTFRKP; from the coding sequence ATGAACATAAATTTAAACGGTCGTTGGCGCAATCAGTACAATTCAGAAATGAATTTAAAAATTGATGGTCAGGACATCACCGGAACATTCCAAACAGGAATCGGACTTCCAAATTTTGAAGAAAAATTCGAAGTTATTGGACGCGTAAAAGATAATGTCATTGCTTTTATGGTTGATTTCGGACACTACGGCTCTCTTGCCTGTTGGACAGGACGAGTTGAAGTGGACGATATTGGTGTGGTTATCCATTCTATGTATCACCTTTCGCAATCAGATGGTAGCGATGAAGAAAAAATGGCTAAAGCAATTATTACAGGTGTCGGGACTTTTAGAAAACCCTAA
- the argS gene encoding arginine--tRNA ligase gives MSIESIIKGKVVEAISACYGQKVEEDSVQIQKTRREFEGDLTVVVFPFLRFSKKSPEETANDLGNFLQENVEAIPSFNIVKGFLNLVIDNSYWLSVLNEAVKIENYGFTPMTEGAKKVMIEYSSPNTNKPLHLGHIRNNLLGYSVAQILKANGYEVIKVNLVNDRGIHICKSMLAWLRFGEGETPESTGIKGDHLVGKYYVKFDQEYKKEVEALVAGGMDADEAKKKAPLLLEAQDMLVKWEAGDEETVALWRKMNDWVLAGFDITYKTMGVDFDKVYFESDTYKQGKAIVMRGLDEGVLYQKETGSVWANLEEDGLDHKLLLRDDGTSVYMTQDIGTAYERFNEFHIDEHIYVVGNEQNYHFQVLSLIMGKLGYEWSDKIKHLSYGMVELPEGKMKSREGTVVDADDLMKEMVNTARETSEELGKLSGYSKEEAEDVYYKVAMGALKYFILKVDPKKNMMFNPKDSIDFNGNTGPFIQYTYTRIQSVLRKAAEGGIEIPELAKENLDISEKESFLIQLMANYPNVVKDAGRDTSPALISNYVYDLAKEYNQFYHDFPMNKEEDIDLRNFRFILSKQVAEIIKSGMSLLGVSLPERM, from the coding sequence ATGAGTATTGAAAGTATTATTAAAGGTAAAGTAGTAGAGGCCATAAGTGCGTGCTATGGTCAGAAAGTTGAAGAGGATAGTGTTCAAATTCAAAAGACCCGACGCGAGTTTGAGGGAGATTTAACGGTTGTTGTTTTCCCATTTTTGCGCTTTTCTAAGAAATCACCTGAAGAAACTGCTAACGATCTTGGAAATTTTTTACAAGAAAATGTCGAAGCCATTCCTTCATTTAATATTGTAAAAGGATTCCTGAATTTGGTTATCGATAATTCGTACTGGCTTTCAGTTTTGAACGAAGCTGTTAAAATTGAAAACTACGGTTTTACTCCAATGACTGAAGGTGCAAAGAAAGTGATGATTGAGTATTCGTCACCTAATACCAATAAGCCATTACATTTGGGACATATCAGAAATAACTTATTAGGTTATTCGGTTGCTCAAATTTTAAAAGCGAATGGTTATGAAGTTATCAAAGTAAATTTGGTAAACGATAGAGGTATTCATATCTGTAAGTCGATGTTAGCCTGGTTACGCTTTGGTGAAGGAGAAACTCCGGAATCAACAGGCATAAAAGGCGATCATCTGGTTGGAAAATACTACGTAAAGTTCGATCAGGAATATAAGAAAGAGGTTGAAGCTCTAGTTGCTGGTGGGATGGATGCTGACGAAGCGAAGAAAAAAGCACCGCTTTTACTAGAGGCTCAGGATATGCTTGTGAAGTGGGAAGCTGGTGATGAAGAAACAGTTGCTTTATGGCGTAAAATGAACGATTGGGTATTAGCTGGTTTCGATATCACTTACAAAACAATGGGGGTTGATTTCGATAAGGTTTATTTCGAATCGGATACATACAAGCAAGGTAAAGCGATCGTGATGCGAGGTTTGGATGAAGGGGTCTTGTATCAGAAAGAAACAGGATCAGTTTGGGCCAACCTGGAAGAGGATGGCTTGGATCACAAACTATTGCTTCGTGATGATGGCACTTCAGTTTATATGACTCAGGATATCGGAACGGCATATGAGCGTTTTAATGAATTCCATATTGATGAGCATATTTATGTGGTAGGAAATGAGCAAAATTATCATTTCCAGGTTCTTTCTCTAATCATGGGAAAATTAGGATACGAATGGAGCGATAAAATTAAGCACTTATCGTATGGAATGGTTGAATTGCCTGAAGGTAAAATGAAATCACGTGAAGGAACCGTTGTTGATGCTGATGATTTGATGAAGGAGATGGTGAATACCGCTCGTGAAACCTCAGAAGAATTGGGTAAACTTTCAGGTTATTCGAAAGAAGAAGCTGAGGATGTTTATTATAAGGTAGCGATGGGTGCTTTGAAATATTTTATTCTGAAGGTTGATCCTAAAAAGAATATGATGTTTAATCCAAAGGATTCTATCGATTTCAACGGTAATACAGGACCATTTATTCAATATACTTATACTCGTATTCAGTCAGTATTGCGTAAGGCTGCTGAGGGTGGTATTGAGATTCCTGAATTAGCTAAGGAAAATTTGGATATTTCTGAAAAAGAGTCATTCTTAATTCAGTTAATGGCCAATTACCCTAACGTAGTGAAAGATGCTGGTCGCGATACAAGTCCAGCTTTAATCTCGAATTACGTATACGATTTAGCTAAGGAGTACAACCAATTCTATCATGACTTCCCTATGAATAAAGAGGAAGACATAGATTTAAGAAATTTCCGTTTTATTTTGTCTAAGCAAGTGGCAGAAATTATTAAATCGGGTATGAGTTTATTGGGGGTTAGCTTGCCAGAAAGAATGTAA
- the ffh gene encoding signal recognition particle protein — protein MFENLNERLERSFQLLKGHGKITEINIAETLKDVRRALLDADVNFKIAKSFTATVKEKALGQNVLTSLKPNQLMVKIVHDELAELMGGEHVDIDIKGNPAVILIAGLQGSGKTTFSGKLANLLKTKRSKNPLLVAGDVYRPAAIDQLHVLGEQIGVSVYSDKDNKNPVKIAEAAIKEAKAKGHDLVIVDTAGRLAVDEEMMKEIEAVKKAINPSEILFVVDSMTGQDAVNTAKEFNDRLDFDGVVLTKLDGDTRGGAALSIRSVVDKPIKFVGTGEKMEALDVFHPARMADRILGMGDIVSLVERAQEQFDADEARNLQKKIAKNQFNFNDFLSQISQIKKMGNLKDLASMIPGVGKALKNIDIDDDAFKGIEAIIYSMTPLERENPTLLNGSRRKRIAAGSGSNIQDVNRLIKQFDETRKLMKMMSKGGKMSRMMGNLPMRKR, from the coding sequence ATGTTTGAAAATCTTAATGAAAGACTTGAGCGGTCCTTTCAGTTGTTGAAAGGACATGGAAAGATCACCGAAATAAATATAGCTGAAACTTTAAAGGATGTTCGTCGTGCTTTACTTGATGCCGATGTCAATTTTAAAATCGCCAAGTCATTTACTGCTACAGTAAAAGAAAAAGCATTAGGACAGAATGTATTGACTTCTTTGAAGCCAAATCAATTGATGGTGAAGATTGTTCACGATGAGTTGGCTGAATTGATGGGGGGAGAGCATGTTGATATTGATATCAAAGGAAATCCTGCTGTCATTTTGATTGCTGGTCTTCAGGGTTCTGGTAAAACAACTTTTTCAGGAAAGTTAGCCAACTTGCTTAAAACCAAACGTTCAAAAAATCCATTGTTGGTTGCAGGTGACGTTTATCGTCCGGCTGCGATTGATCAGTTGCACGTTTTAGGAGAGCAAATCGGCGTTTCTGTATATTCAGATAAGGATAATAAAAATCCTGTGAAAATTGCTGAAGCTGCCATTAAGGAAGCTAAAGCAAAAGGTCACGATTTAGTGATTGTCGATACGGCTGGTCGTTTAGCTGTTGACGAGGAAATGATGAAGGAGATTGAAGCTGTTAAAAAAGCAATCAATCCTTCTGAAATTTTATTCGTTGTTGACTCAATGACAGGTCAGGATGCCGTAAATACGGCAAAAGAGTTTAACGATCGTTTGGACTTTGATGGTGTTGTTTTAACCAAGCTTGATGGTGATACTCGTGGTGGAGCCGCCTTATCAATCCGTTCGGTTGTCGATAAGCCTATCAAATTTGTTGGTACGGGAGAGAAAATGGAAGCTTTGGATGTTTTCCATCCGGCACGTATGGCTGACCGTATTTTAGGTATGGGTGATATTGTTTCACTTGTTGAGCGTGCACAAGAGCAGTTCGATGCAGATGAAGCACGTAACCTGCAAAAGAAGATTGCTAAAAATCAGTTCAATTTCAACGATTTCCTTTCTCAGATTTCTCAAATTAAGAAAATGGGTAATCTTAAGGATCTTGCATCAATGATTCCTGGTGTGGGTAAAGCCCTTAAGAATATTGATATTGATGATGATGCATTTAAAGGTATCGAGGCCATCATTTATTCGATGACTCCTTTGGAACGTGAAAATCCAACTTTATTGAACGGATCACGTCGTAAGCGTATTGCAGCGGGTAGTGGTTCCAATATTCAGGATGTGAATCGACTGATTAAGCAGTTTGATGAAACACGTAAACTGATGAAAATGATGTCGAAAGGCGGTAAGATGTCCCGAATGATGGGAAATCTTCCGATGAGAAAGCGATAG